Below is a genomic region from Sphaeramia orbicularis chromosome 6, fSphaOr1.1, whole genome shotgun sequence.
TTTGGCAGACAATTAAATTTCTACTTGtcttgaaaaaataacaaaatcacaGATGCTTTCTAATCCACCTGTGTTGACTTGCCTGCTCTTGGGTCTCTCCTTCTGGAGGGGTAAAGTTTAGAAACGACTGACCAGCTGCCTTGGCCATCTCTTTCAAGTCCAGCATCCGCTTTCCCTCTGCTATGCCAAAGCTCTGGAAAGCAagacaatgagcctgtttatatgaccataaaaatccgataacagagtaatcatataataataattatcagatctgacgtgtttacatgcacttaagaaatgtaaACACGAAACATGAAagccctggtttagacactccaATCCATTATCGCACTTCTTTTGGAATATgtacatacatagtgatggtagaattaAACTTCCTGTCATTGTCTTTGAGTACATGacttccattttctatgattGTAATTGTGTttgcacatgcacagatgtaaaagaattaaataaatcagattaacctgtatacatgcaggaacaCATTGGAGTATAGGGGGGAAATCCAGCTACATTAATATGATTtcccataatcagattactgctgttacttgataaaacatcagattatactgtttacatgattgcttgaataatctgataactccagaaatcagataatgatcggagtagtGGTGTGCAAACTGGCTGATTGACTAGATTTACACAGATTATGGTAAGAAATATGTATACTTTAAAGAAGAGGCAGTAACATGGCAGAGATGTGTCACTCACCTTCTCTTTCAGTAAAGGATCACTGGCCTTTTGTAAACCTAAACAACTACTGTTGTGTTTCATTATTGTGTCAGCAGtctggaagaaaacaaaacaccgTCAACTGAGATATGAACTACGGTACAAATCATTCCCTCTAGATTCTGATACAGTTTTCTACTATAGATGTACaggggtgaaaaaaaaatttctggtATTGTtgcattctccaaacccacatgaaGTGCACATGCTCTGTTTTGTCAAGGTcgaaactggatgtttcagcaagataatgaaacacatccagggtatgacatgttgaaactgtcaaggatttagttttgttattttttcttgttaataataaaccaaaaaaaaatttccttttgaaacacaaaaaatatctttctgcaaatatttcatgataaaatCTGAcaatgtgtaaaattttaagggtatccaaaaacttttttctcaCGACTGTATAATGAACTTCAATGGGGACGTGGCTGTTCTGTACCTCCTGGGCTCGCAACATATCACTGACAAAGACATGGCTGAATTTAACATCTTTGAGGTAGTGTCCTGCAGCCTTCGCCTGCTGCAGTCCGGTCTCAGACAACGGTGAGTCGATAGCCTGGCCTGAAGTGGAGGAAGAGAGAAACAGAAAAGAGAGCTTTTAGAGAGAAAAAGAAGtcaatttacatttaaaaaataaacttaatgtatttttaaaatcatttattaCCTTGTAGCAGGCCAAGTTTGTTGTACTGCGTTTCCCCACTGCAGGACATAAACAGTTTCTTAATATACATGTCAAAAGTGATTAACTgtggtcaagtttttttttaatctgagctgctgtatCCCTGTTACATTGAAATTATAGTGTTGTATGTGGGTGTAGGAAGTATGGCTGCAACACTTTAATTCAAACATGGCATCAAGGTCTTTtttgaaagacagaaaacagtgcAACTAAACAACACCTGATATtgcacatgtttaaccctttcatgcatagtggtcactacagtggacagctattctacatctgttctcttgtatattcatgggttttgttgtttttgttccatatcagccaacatagtggacgctcatgcaccatcccatacactgacattcacaccatcactgtaactttgctgtttttgataaacctgatctgcagtgacatgtttgagtgtaaatcaattgctagtaaaaattgggaatatgataaaatgtgagaaaacatcagattagctgcattaaaaatgttttgattttatagttttcacacagtatatcactttctgatattgtattctttgcttcaaaaattaaacacatggtgtccagtggattggacatttttggaactccatgaaaaattatgaaggtagatttgtttctttattgctttaaccaaaaaaatatatattttcaattaaaaaaaaactttttcaatcaaagaaaaaagtgttcaaaataaattttttggatcatgaatttttttttccattcaaacactttttttaatttaattttttttttttttagttaaagcaataaagaaacaaatcaaccttcataaaaaaaaaggttcaataaaaaaattcaatagcattgttttttcatgcctaaagaagaataaaaacaatgaggaaaaaaatctaggctaaggttttcataattcacatgcatgaaagggttaaatatgtttaaagCTGAATCACAGAAGTTCTCAGAAATTTGATTTTATTGAACCGTTTCTAATGATTGATGAGGCCAAGTTCATTCACAAAAGTTTAACTCTTTTGATTTTTCtcccatctgtactgtctgacatacTGTGCAATTTTACTACTTATGTAAATATCTATAAGGCCTACAAAGTACTattatatttttgattttttggGCACTCTTTCTTCATACTGCATACAGTTTCTTTACCCTACACTTTCTTCTGTGCTGCCTTGattgagggatcaataaagtttccaTACATATAATACTGACCCCTGGTGGTCGTTATGAGTCACTGCATAAATAAAAATAGACCTGAATGTCAAAGGTATCGACAAAGTGGACAGAGAAAGCTGAACCAGAGCCATGCCATGTTCCCCTTCAGAAAACTTTCCTTATTTGCATTTTGTTAAGACTGTCCACTATTACGGTAATGAGCTTATCCAACTGTGTTAACGACAGACAGTCTATTTTATCCACTGACTCCGCCAAGGCCTCATTTTATTTACCAGTAATTCACACTATGCTTCTCATTAAGTTATCACCTACGTGTATAACTaaagttttaagtaaattcatGCAAACTGACTTTAGTTTAATTTATGGTCTAACTTTAAGACTAGTTGTagcgttaaaaaaaaataaaatacaagcttAACGTGTCTGCTCTCATATTTTACATAAAGCCactagcaaaaagaaaaaaaaaagtattgttattttttgtgtataATTAGCTTCTTGGACTTCGGTCTAGACACGTAACATTTATTTACTAACACAAAATAACAATATTCCGTGCACTTACTGTCGAACAAGAGTTAATCCACACGTTAACTTTCTCATGTTGTTACGCATTTGCCAACACTGGCAGTTAAGCTCGTGCCCTAACACAGACTCTCGCGAATGGACTATATGGTCTCGCGACTGGGGTGGAAATATATTAAAAATTTAACATTTAATATCAGTATTTACACAGGACATCTTACAGAGACTGGCGTGGACAGAATGATGATTACTAATCATCTACAGCTGAGACCGGGGCTTCACGGACTGAATGTAAATCCTACACCGGAAGTGTGAAGTTTTGAGGTTGCACGCATTAGTAGCTCGGCTTCTGATTGGCTGAAGGAGTTCCTGACGTTAGCGCCACTTAGCCTCTTTACTCAATATTACATCTCCTTCATTCACCCGCTGATTACATTAAATATGTGACTGTCGCAACCtgaatcagtaaattaaaatttTTGTACATGTGGGATAAATATGTTGCTTAGAGGGGAAGTATAGCAGTCTCCTAATGTTTGAGAaattagttattttatttatattaatacAGTTATTCTTGAAGTGCTATTGAAATATTAATTATGCAAGCGGTTTACAAAAGCTATCACGATTTGTTTTTATCTGACGCTGATATATGACACTACATGAACTAAAAACAGCCAAACAACATCCTGCTTTGCACTTGACTTTATATTCTTTactgtgttctttctttctttctttctttctttctttctttctttctttctttctttctttctttcgttcccTTTTTAATTACAAACATCATATTATAATTTTACATTAGAATAGACATCattgcaaatttaaaaaaaaaaaaagcattttaatcTTTAGGGTTAACTATATTTACATTATTATCTAAATGCacagattttctttcttttcttcgaTTTAAAAGAGCTATCACGATTTGTTTTATCTAGTGCTGATATATGACACTACatggaataaaaacagccaaacaaCATGCTGCTTTGCACATGACTttatattctttctttctttctttctttctttctctttttaatTACAAACATCATATTATAATTTTACATTAGAATAGACATCAttgcaaatttttaaaaaaaaaaagcattttaatcTGTAGGGCTAattatatttacattattatCTAAATGCtcagattttctttcttttcttcgaTTTAAAAGAGCTATCACGATTTGTTTTATCTAGTGCTGATATATGACACTACatggaataaaaacagccaaacaaCATCCTGCTTTGCACTTGACTTTATATTCTTTACTGTGTtttagttctttctttctttctttctttctttctttctttctttctttctttctttctgtcctttacaataattacaaacatcataatttaattttatattagAAAAGACATCATTGCaaataaaaaattgcattttCATCTTTAGGGTTAATTAAATTTACATTATCATCTAAATCCtcagattttctttatttttcaaacTTCGACTCAGTATTTACTTTTAATCATTATCATTGTTTAACAAATGTTTAATTTTTAGATTTCTCAAATATTTGTCACGTTCAGACCATAAATAGTCATGTTAAATCAACCTTCTGGTTTCTCTAAGTCTCACTCAAgaagaaacttttttttaaacaactgatTTGCTATTTACCATCATAGTTCTTGATAACAGCTGATACTAGCATTTCTATCATAACATTGGAATGGGAAGTTTGACAAGCTGTAGGTGTAATGTGTCTTAACATTTTTATCTATATAGTATATGTCAATTTGCCTTTTTTAATATGGAAACTTTTGTTTTGGCAAGATTTATAGCAGAGATAGTGGATGGTGTATCCAATCTAACAAgacatgttttatatatatttgatGTTATGCATTTATATATAATGTGACAACCTGTGATTTATGAATTGTCATGTAGAATGACTAAGAAAGGTATGTGACTGTCTAATAAACATTCACATATCAAATATCAAATAAATCAATCATATggaatgattaaaaataaatatacataatgaaATGTAATCTAAAGTTATCCATCAGACTCTTAATGTTGGGATATATTATTTATAAATGAGATTTACagacagtcaaaaaaaaaaaaaaaatccattcaaaTAATGATATTATGTTAACTTAAAATGTGTAAAGTGTCCTGATACCCTTCTGCTTCAACAtgcagaactaaaaaaaaaaccaaaaacatttaaACAGTTACTTTTTACAACTAAATGCAGTTTTCTGCAGCATTTGCGAAGAAGGGCCACTGGTTGATCATCTTTATGTGTACGTCCTTGCAGAATATTGTGTGCAAGTGTGTCCATTTTCAGTTGTATTTAAAACTATTCTAGCCggtggaaaatacattatttaaccTTTCAAGTAATGAGTATAACTCACTGCTGAGTCTGCTCAACACATTTGGACACATTATTCTACTCACTATGACACAATACAAAAGCTGCTGGAAAGGAACACAGACGTGGGAAATACCAGTGAGTTGATGTGGTGTCACACCCTTTAAAGCAGAAATTTATTGAACAGAGGTTGTGCAACAGACATTTGAGGTACATAATATGAGTTATAGTGGAGGGGGGGAGGCACTCAAAGGGAAATCTGCACCATTGAAATTTCCAGATATCAGAATATTTATGGTTGGAAATGACAGGTGTAGCTCAACTTATTCTTTTGTGGTAGTTACAATAGTATACACGCAGAATATTTCAGACCAAAGCATATCTTTCTCACTTACAGAATCCATATTTACTGACATTCAAGAGTGAGTGTAGTTGTATAAAGCAACAGCTGTACTTTGGCTGTCATAGGAATGCTGGTTTTCCCTCCCCTGCACACAACAAATCAGATGTAGCACCAACATAAACACAAATGTCTCCGGTACAAATACCCAAACACAATGCTGCAATGTTATCATGTCCCCCTCCCCACCAAACCCCCCCTCCAATATACATCAAGTCCAAGTGGGAGCCTTGCATATTTTCTATTTCCCGTCTCACTGAGTAAGGTGTTTccacactaaatcaaagagaatcatccacaaatatttcttttccacctcagttttctttcttctctgttcCAGGCTCCCTAACGACAGAGGTATAGGCGATGAAttggtttgtgtttattttgtccaGTAATCCTGAGGTATAGGAAATACCACTGATGCAGAATGTGACCGAAGAAGGAGAgcaaaatagatttaaaaaaaaaagggggaaaaggaGACATGCTATCTAAGCAAACTGTCAAACTGTACAAAGAACATTTCCAGTCGAATACTCATTTCATGTTCTTCTATCACCATCTACTTCGTTTTTCTGAATGTATCTCTTAAGCAGTAAAATAATTATATTATAatacaaatgtttataaaatagcAGCACACTCAAGTGACACATCACAACTaggtaatgttattttttgtataaaTGAAACAAATTCATAGCTTTTAGCAGcgcaaaaagacaacaaaaactcaataaaaatatTGACACTTTTTTCTTGATGTCTTCacacctcctcctctgtcctctcttcACTTTGGAATACAGTATCTCTAAATCTTAGAAAACCCTTTTGTGGGTCTGGTCACCCCATAAAATATATCAAACACAAATTGAAAGGGTGGTCTCAATACATAACACATGCAACAACAAATTGCAGGAAAGAAAATCACAACCATTAAGTTTGGGAGAGAGCTTACATCAGGCAAACAGAGGCAGAATGAAGGGGGTCGTATCAAATATTCAGACAGGGATGTTTTGGCAAGTGGAAATTAAATTGCCCAGTTTTACTGAAAAACATCGCTAAAATCTAGATCCCCCCAGTTGTCTCTAGTCTGACAAACATACACTCAGCAAAGTCACATACCGTCATGAAAAAAACTCAAGCATAAGTCAAAGACACGTTGCTGCTCTTGTTTTGTGCTGATGTCTGCCTGATGGTTAAACCCCCACGAAACTGACTTGAAGCAGCAAAGCACACAGGGGAAAGATGTGTTGACTTGACAGGCAATAGGCTTACATCTGAGCAAATTACAAGCCAGCaccataaaaaaagaagaaaaaaataataataaactgaccAACCACTACAACACACATCATTAAGGTGGTTTTGACCAGAGGCTCTGCTCTGTCTTACAATTGCAAACCTCATTGCCCTCTGAAGAACATGTGCAAATATTGGATGTTCGACCACCCTTTCTTGTAGCTCACTGCTCGCCCTGTGTGACTATCTGTGGCTGTGATGCAGATAAATAAGAAGAAAACAAAATTCAAGTAAAACAAATAATTCATTTCTtgataaagtaataaaaaaataaaacagaacccATGGGTCAGTGAATCTTTTCCAATTCATCTTGCTGTTTCGTTTACAGATTTTCAGCCAGACTCCACAACAGCATTTTGCTCCaacaggaatgtttttttttttctttttttcttcttttttctttttttaaatcggAATGTCCTCTCATCGTAAGTTGTGGAAAGCCTTTAAAATTTGACTCTTGCTTGACAAGGGTATGTCTGACGATTGGGAAACCAGCCCTACAAAGTAAACCAAAGAAAAGGCTAACAAGGAAAAAGGAAACATCCATTCATCTCCAATCACCACGCATTTCATTTTACTTATCTCCTGGGGAGCATGTTTTCAAAGTGCTTTGCCATTGAAATCATATAGGGGAGCTGAAAACAACCCTATGTGGGACTCCAGATGCATTGACAGTATTTTCTCATCATGTTCTCTTCTAACACCCCCAAGAAAGTTCATCCTCACATGGTCGTACAGTCTTAGTTCCTCATTTAATTTCCATGTATTTGGaaccatttttttgttcatttgacatcCATTGCAAGACGCATGTGTTGATTCTGTCAAGATTTTCAGATATCAATGTGACATAGTGAGGCGTTTGGGCAGCCTGTTTGTAATCGTTTTCCAGCCCCTGGCTGTACATCATCGTCTCCTTCACAGCAGCATGCTCCTGCACCGCTAAACTCCTCTCTGTCCTACCATCCTGTGTCATGCACTAATGCGCCTTCCACAGTTCAACAGTGACTTCTTAGTTGCAATACCTGCGCTTTCCAACCCTTTCCACTCCACACCTAATTCCTTCCCTGCTAATACAGATGAGTCTAATGTCCTTccacacatcttttttttttcttttttgtaaagcaCCATCTTTAGACTCTTCAGGACATCGCCCTCTGCTGGTTTTCACATGAGTCACACATTCTGCCCATGTGAGAGGTCGTTACTCCTCTGTCAAAGCAGCCCTTCACAACTAAGGAAACACCATATTGTAACAATGTGAAAAAGTATCTGGCAACATTTCATTAACAGAATAGCAGATATGAACACACACCTCTCCTGACCTCTGAGTCTGAGGTGCAACACACCTCAGAAAAAATGCTCTAAGAAACATAAGGGGCTGTAAGTGAAAGTCTCTTCGCCCGTatcatctttttttaaaaatccttttCTGTCTCACTCATAGTCCTTTGCACATGAGTTTATTGTCGACTAACAATGAACCATGATACATTGTTAATGCATGAAGGCAGTGATATAGCATAGATGCCCTGTTATACTGATGGACAAAGTATGTGTAGCCTCGGCTGGCTCCGTAATATTTTAACATTAAACTGCACTGTCTACGACTTGACTCAAACATTTGCTCAAGTGCCTCTCACCTTAGGATGCACACTGCTAATATAGATACACATGTAGCATTCAcaccatccacacacacacacacacacacacatacataggcATGTGTGTACACCGCCATACCcactcacatacagacacactcACAAGCAGCCTGACAAAAGGAGCTTATTGATTTCTACTACTCATTTCAAATATGAccaataatattattaataataattattactaATACTAACCATAATAATTAGAATCCCATCTATTCCATGGAACTGGGACCCTTGATTTTTTTAGATCGTGTTCTCTGTTTGTCTCATCCATGTGGACCGATGGAGCTCAAATACGAGTCTTCTTTTTACCAGCCACAAATATAAAAGTGATAGAactcaaacagagaaaaaaaaaaaaaaaaaccctcactgtGATCCCACGAAAGCAATTTCTGAATGGTTTCCACAACTTAATAGCCTCATAATCAAGCTATGGTTAAAATATAACTTAAAGATCATACTATACAATCAAAGGCAGAATGCAAATATGATTGGCTTCCCTTCTGTATATCCAAGGCACCAAAAAAGCTTCATGTTGTATCAAATTTGTGGCTTTTAGAACTAGAACATCATAGAAAATCTATTTCGAGGGCAGGTGTTTTGACTTGAAGAAcagaaaatctacaaaaaaaactagcaagcattgttctttttctttaaaagcttgtgttttttttttttaatttttgttcttttgttctttttttctgcttttaagaaaattgagggtttttttcatGATGCTTTTTTTCTGTAAATCCCGTGCAATGATGCCCTCTGGTGGTTCACAAGTTGACATCGCGGACGTCTGTCGGGGTGGAGGACTGGTCCAGCTCGTCCAGACCTTTGCCGCTGGGGCCTCGCTGcgtctgttgctgctgctgctgttgctgctgccgCCCTTCGCGCAGACTGCTCACCAACACACGCTCGATCTGCTCCTGGCACTCTTTGAGAACATCCTGAAAAGCAGCGAGAGGCAGAACAAGTttaacaaacacatacacacatttgaaTGGGAGTTTTTCTGTCCTCGTGTGAAACTTCAGACCTTTTTACAAACAAGTTATGACATGATTTTTAACAGGAAGACTCATAAGACAGGCATTTTTCTTCatgattaaatttttttccatttttttttaatgtagaacTTCACTTTGGGTTTGTATCAACCTTTGAGTTTTACATACGTAATAAAACAACTGACTAcgttcagatacattttttagcTTTAGTGTTAGTTTTTCATATGCACTGTTGCCcagaaagttggaataattttgttttcagacacattcctcttcgtacacatcagtaatcaccattGACATTGTGCAAGGATCACATACTGAGCCACAGTTGCACTTTATCtatcaggaataaatcacattgtcacaatcatttcatgagaagaggtaaaaatggggGTAAAAAACTTATACGAGCATTATTTTAGTATTCAATTCACATTCAGATTTTATTCTTGAACACCATCGACTACTAACACTAGGAGAAACTGATACTAATTTTCATGTCAGTTTATGTTAatgtattcatttttcttaattataATAACCTTAATTTAAGTATCAAAGCAAGAAAAACATAATCTCCACTGTTCTAACTGTTCACTTTTGCAGCTAAAAGGCTCTTTCACATTGTCTGTTACTGTAAATATAAACTAGTAAAAATAGTATCTTGGGTACTCAGTGGCTTTAACAGCTATCATCATAAGTTACTAGAAAAAGTGCTGAGAACTATAGTCATTCTGACAAAAGGGCCCCTTGGTATGGTGGTGAAGGGGCCCCTGGGCAGCGTAGGCCAGGGGTTTTAAATGACCGCTGACTTTTTAGCAGCTTTCGACTACTGCCAAGGCTGAACACAGACACGGACCAGACTCAAGCATTACATCAGCCCACCAGGGTTGTGCACTGAACACCTCCCCTATAGTCTTCATGTGCATGTacgtatacacacatatacacgtgCATACACACCGgagtccccccccccacacacacacacacacacacacatacaccattcccaaacacacaaaaaacccaaacagaagtAGCCTTGACAACAGCGACTGAAAACACAGGTAGTACTAAAGCTATGTTAATTACATCCACCTCCTGTGGGAACACAAAGTTGGTGCTTTTTTAACGAGAGCCAGTCTGTGTGCCTGCCTGCCTGCGGGGGATCCATCTGAGACCCGACTAGCTCGCCTTTCAGCATCAAAGGCCGCCGTGGCAATCTGAGAATCCACCTGGGAGAGGAGCCTCTCAACGGCGTAGAGCCCTCATATCCTCCCCTGATGGAGAGTTGACAGAGGGGACAACGCAGCCCAGGAAGAGAGAGCAGCTAAGTGAAGGGAGGGAGGGGAAGGGGGGGGACCAATGGGAGTGGATTGCTGCATAGGTTGGCTTGTAGAAGCAGAGGACAGAGGTCAAACTGTTGTTTTAGGTGACGAACAGCAGCAGTAATTGAAGGTCTTTATATGTAAGTGCGTACTACTGAAGTAGAACTGCATAAGTAATGTAAAAGTTGTTGCTACTTAGATGATGGTGAAATGCTATGCAAGCCAAAGCCATAGTTGCTTGCTCTCTGCATTACACACTCTCACACATGCATAACCCCCTGCCTTAAAGCACCAGGCATCTGTGGGAAACATGACTGAGAGCGCCCCATGGCCGGAGGGATAGGTGAAAGTGTACCGCTTCTAGTGCAGGGAAACATTCTTTAGAAATTTACAGCTAATTTAAACCTGATGGGCCACAGTTTGAGCCTGTGTTATAGCTTCTGGTGCCGCTGGGCCTCGATGAAAAGAGAACTGAGACCTCACTCACATCAGCTCTTCTGGAGCTGTGCACAGTTGAGTGACAAAGGGTCACAGTGTCAAAGGTCAAACAGCATGACTTGTTGGATGTATTCAATGGTGAGACTGACAGCATCTCATCAAGGGGAGTTACTTGTAATTCCACATTTAAAACTAACTGGTAACTTGtagaaaaatgtgtgaaaaaaggtATGACATTACAGTAACACTGGTAAAATGTCTCAACCCACTGAACTCTTGGTTTGTATCATACATCTGCGTGAAGTAATTCCCCTCTTGACATCTTTTTATTTTGAGTTCTCCAGACTCTTCATATGATTcgctaaagtgtttttttttgggtcataatCAATGAACAATAAGTTGATGTTAAGCGGACTGGACTGATCTGGGCTGGGTGCTTCTAGGAGAACGTTTTCCCCAGCTATGGGTCGAACATAAAGGAAACCCGGCCAGCATCTGTGTCTTAATCTCCTCCAGAGGTTGGTTGCTAACAGGGGTGTGTGCACACTCAGTCACACGCACAAAATCTTCCCATCAACATGTGCCCCATTGGTCATAAAATCTCAATTCCTGTGAGAAAATTAAGTAAAGCACAGAACATGTAAAGGAACTGCCTGTGTCTTACCACAAGAATGCTGGTTTGTACTCCTTAAAAGACATTCTTCCCCCTGTCTCTGCTGCTCTTTAGAGCGGCAGTTCGGATCCCATGCCAAGCCCCATGGGCTTTATTTGCAAAACTTTAATGACTTCAATGTGTGACTACTGGAAACACCGATACTGTTTTCAGAGAGGATCTAGGTACTTGGATACTATGGAGGCCAAGAGCTTTGAATGAGTTGGTCATGGGAGGCAGAGCTATACTGGAGCATCTTATTATGCAGCCTCAACCCGGAAAACACATGACCACCTCTGATCCTCCCTTGTCATTACAGTCCTCCATCTGCCCTGCTCAAACATACGTCAGGcaatgcaacaatatgtgtttctGACAAATCAGGCCACGCACATTATCACTGGGAGGCCTTTGTGACACTGGCTGTAGAGGGAAGTCGTGCAGACAGACAAAACCAAAAGGAAGAAATGTGTGAAGCCTTGGAATGTGTTTTAACTGCTGACTGTACCACACAAGACAGTGTTAGCTACTCTGGGAGGACTTGGTGGTCAGACAGCTGAAACAAACACTCAGGCAGATGCACACTGATGACACACACTGAGGATCTCTGAGAATCTTAAAACAAAATATCCAGGGGCTCACATTGGAAATAAGGAGTCACCACATGACTTGAATTTCCACAAGTTACAATAGAAAATGTgacctttttctttctttagccTGCATGCTGAAACACCGCAAGTGGTGACGCCACAGGCTGTGTTAATAGAGATAATCTTTCCAAACAAATG
It encodes:
- the tigara gene encoding putative fructose-2,6-bisphosphatase TIGAR A translates to MRNNMRKLTCGLTLVRHGETQYNKLGLLQGQAIDSPLSETGLQQAKAAGHYLKDVKFSHVFVSDMLRAQETADTIMKHNSSCLGLQKASDPLLKEKSFGIAEGKRMLDLKEMAKAAGQSFLNFTPPEGETQEQVKERVKEFMEKMLQQIGEEHWDDNGEDETSRETIPVEGNADDGVRGVLVHALVVTHGAYMVVAVKYFVEELHCPLPQGLDRARMFSLSPNTGLCRFILTITKEDGRFKLSGIHCVFMHRGDHVQQGEFK